In Nymphaea colorata isolate Beijing-Zhang1983 chromosome 13, ASM883128v2, whole genome shotgun sequence, one DNA window encodes the following:
- the LOC116266629 gene encoding trans-resveratrol di-O-methyltransferase-like — protein sequence MDQKMNLQEGTTMDDQITAEAHLETISRSYVRSYSLKAAIDLGIPDIIHSHGQPLTASQLAAKIPINPPADASCLDRLMRLLVHAGVFAEETKQTDAEEGEEVSHYGLTPVSRLLLRDGRYNLSSLAVLNLHPLVVSAWDNLAAWLRSGESHPTAFQAKHGEPLWVKASLDPTINKLFGEAMSSVAKLFMGCMLERCGEVFEGVSSLVDVGGGNGTVAALIAEAFPHIKCMVLDLPHVVAASPPRQNVVAIGGDMLESVPPADAVLLKAILHDWDDKDCVKILRQCREAIPEPGGKVIVVDVVRKKWPHQVFNELQLLVDLQMMVMNNGRERTEEEWKKLFIDAGFSSYKIVTSVGVHSLIEVRP from the exons ATGGATCAAAAGATGAACCTCCAAGAGGGGACGACTATGGATGATCAGATCACAGCAGAAGCTCACCTCGAGACGATTTCTCGCTCATACGTGAGATCCTACTCACTCAAGGCCGCCATTGACCTCGGAATACCGGACATCATCCACAGCCATGGACAGCCGCTCACTGCTTCTCAATTGGCCGCCAAGATCCCCATCAACCCCCCGGCGGACGCCTCATGCCTCGATCGCCTGATGCGCCTGCTGGTGCACGCCGGCGTGTTCGCCGAAGAAACAAAGCAGACCGACGccgaagaaggagaggaagttTCGCATTATGGATTGACGCCGGTGTCTAGGCTCTTGCTAAGGGACGGCCGGTATAATCTGTCATCACTTGCGGTGTTGAACCTCCATCCTTTGGTTGTCTCTGCATGGGACAACTTGGCAGCTTGGTTGCGATCAGGGGAGTCTCACCCTACGGCCTTTCAGGCTAAGCATGGGGAGCCACTGTGGGTCAAGGCGAGCCTCGATCCTACGATCAACAAGCTGTTCGGTGAGGCCATGTCTAGTGTGGCCAAACTGTTCATGGGTTGCATGCTTGAAAGGTGTGGTGAAGTTTTCGAGGGAGTGAGCTCGCTTGTGGATGTTGGGGGTGGGAACGGGACGGTGGCCGCGCTCATAGCCGAGGCCTTTCCTCACATCAAGTGCATGGTGCTGGACTTGCCCCATGTTGTGGCCGCATCACCGCCGCGGCAGAACGTTGTTGCCATCGGAGGTGATATGTTGGAGTCGGTGCCACCAGCCGATGCTGTCCTTCTCAAG GCAATACTGCACGACTGGGATGACAAAGACTGCGTGAAGATACTGAGGCAGTGCAGGGAGGCGATCCCAGAACCAGGAGGAAAGGTGATCGTCGTGGACGTAGTAAGGAAGAAATGGCCTCATCAAGTGTTCAACGAACTGCAACTGCTAGTTGATCTACAGATGATGGTAATGAACAACGGCAGGGAACGGACTGAAGAGGAATGGAAGAAGTTGTTTATCGATGCCGGCTTCTCCAGCTATAAGATAGTTACCAGCGTCGGCGTCCACTCTCTTATAGAGGTCCGCCCTTAG